Genomic window (Tribolium castaneum strain GA2 chromosome 2, icTriCast1.1, whole genome shotgun sequence):
AGAATGAAATTGAATTCACTACACATATTAAAAGGCGTAACTCCTTGATACAAAAGGGTTACAAAGGTGGATTGGAAAGTTTCCACTTCAAtgttattaatgaattaaatgtgtttgaaatttagtcaaaattcTACGGCACGCCACTGAGATAAAATTGTGGAAACAAACAAGGTGagtttcgacaaaaaaatctttacaaaAAAGACGATTTGTCATTGTCTACGATTTGTCTACCCTTTTTTATCGCCGCTTACTAATTGATAAGGCCAGTATGTTAGTGTGCCTTTGCGGGGTTGTGTCTGAACTTGGTACCGTGCCTTGTGTCGTAAAAATcttccaataaaaataatgcgaACATTGTTACCCCAAGACTAGTACGAGTGCTTGGTGCAAAAATGTGGTCAAACAGCAAATTTCCTGAATTGCGCAATAGTCACGACACcttttttaatgtaaggtaAGTGTCGTTATTTGTTCGTACCTCTGGGCTGATAGTTTCCCACGTGTCATAGGCGTTGTAATTGGGACACCTGAAGGGGATTTTGCCCCAATTGCAAAGAACACTAGCATTCGAAAAATTAGGAAACACATGCTGTTACTGTGCTCACGATTAAATGAGCCGTCTAAATGCAAAACTCACTCTTTGCCAAAAACTCGAAAAATACCTTTGCGCGCTGTCatatttagtatttaaaaaaatatttcacactcaattatttttttttaagaattcactctttaatacagaaaaactatacaaaagtttcaAGTTTGGCACAAAACTCACTGTTCGGTTTGACACTTCGGGTGCAAAATTAACTCTTTGCTTTTGGAACCAATTTTCTTACAGTTGTTACTGagttgataatttaaaaaggaaTTTTGTTTCAACATAATTGTGCTACTTTAACTTGCAgctaattaatgatttttttgattgtttttatttatttcgatttGTTGTAACTAAGTAAGGATTTAGATTATGACAAAGATTTACTTAAAACAGATGCAAAACTCACCCAACGGGCGAGATAATAAGCAAAACTTGTACAGGTTATGCGATTCAATTTTTACACTAACAATAAACTCACTTAAAGAAAATTGTCCTTCAAATGTTATTACAACTTTACAAAAGTTTCTcgcaaatatttcaaaactaaCTGATAGTCAAAGAGTGAGTTTTGCATTTAGACGGCTCATACGAGTATATAGGTTTACGCAGGGGTGCGTAAtccgtttgtaacttttttattatttgaaatattgccatgccgttttTTTCACtgtccgatagatcgacttaaagtccacaaactaaaaatatttagggtGCTAAActgaagttatattttttaaatggaacaccttatatatttttgcataattcgattctacacaaaaataatgtgactttatatatattattatgggtctatctcttttcgtttcgggattattcaatttttcgttataaaaaaagaccaatttttgcaaaattactgCGAAGTCgccgaaaaatttgcaatagaaaaacttaaaatattctgtagttttagcaatagCCGACTTTTAATTGAAACACGCAGATAATGTACAAGGTCtgtcaaaacgcaaaaagttgaataactcatttttttcaaatggaacaccatgtatttctttacacgtatcgatagcatttttattttagtattttgTTTCGCCTCCTAGTAGTTCTACGTAgttataacttatttttttggtaaaattttggaACCCTGTGGAAACACCCTACACCTACTAAACCCAATACTTTGACAATCTTGAGCTGAAAAGTCTGGAGTTTTTCGACTTTGTACTTTCCGAGCTCCCGCAACTCATATGAATGCCGCTATCAATCGACGGCCtctttatcaatttttgtccgTTGCTTCCTCTCGTACTCGCCGAAGAATCTGATAACAGCGGACTCGGCTTGCTTCCGATGATATTATCCGAGTCGAGATCGATATTCAACATTTTGTACTTTTGAGATTCGCTCCTTGTGACGGCGCCCGGTCTTAGAAAAACCCCATCGTGCGATTTGCTCGAATTGAGCGACGCCACCGAACTCGCCGGCGAAATAACCGTCGGCGATTCCGTCGAAAAACTATTATGCAACATCATGTTTGCTTTATCACGTCTCAATTCCAACTTCTCCAATTCTTTGACTAATTCGTTATGATTGTTGCTTTTGGCGCACTCGAGGGCCGTTTGATTGGACGTATTCTTCATGTTGAGGGCCGTGTGGTTCCACTTGTAGAGCATTATGGCCGTTTCGGTGTGGCCGCGAGCGCAGGCCCACATCTACGGCATTTCTTTGTCATTTCGCGCCCTAGAGTGATAAAAACGACTTACCAAAGGGGTGTAACCGTCCTCGTCTTGGCTCAAAGCGTCGACTTCGGTCTCGAGCAGTAACGAGGAGTTTTCCGCCCGCCAGTGGAGCAGAGCGCACACCAAGCGCGAGTAACCCAAAGATGCCGCTAGATGTAGTAAGGTCATGCCTCGATGGCTGGCGAACCACGAAACGCTCAATTCTTCGCCTTGGCTCCATATTCGCGATGTCATATTTTGGCAAAAACCGACAAGGCGGTCCTCGAAGTTGGCTTGACAGAAGAGAGCCGTGTCTTCGacctagaattataaaaacgaacgccgcttaataaataaatgaagcgGAATGCATTTAAGAAGTGTCGTTTTGTTTCTTTCAAAGTTGGACTGGCACGAAGCCACCGAACTGTTTATGAAAATTCActaaatcttttgttttgtgtaaaTTCGAGTAAATTAAGAGAGTGTAGTCAGGCTTCCTCTTTCGCCAAACATGAGGAAGGAATCCGGTTACAATAACGGTGAGAAATGTGGTCCTTGAAAGTAAACTTACGGCTAAtttataaatgaattttaataagcTTAACAATTAATGTTACCTACAAGTTGCAATAATGTCAAAGTTATACagcacatatttttttataatttttgcttactGTACTTATCCTGCTTCCGGAAATAAACAGGTAATTTACAGAATTTTCTCATGTGTGCCGAATAATTTTAAGGCTATTCAAACTCCTGATCtgcttaatttgaatttttttaaattcaaatttgacataaGAATTTGTTTCCATTCATTATGTTTCTGATTTTCATCTCTTACATTtgctttattaatttattaacaaactacaaataattaacaaataccaagcgatttttcaaaattttgatctagttatccatgataATTACACCGGCAGTGAAACGTATTGAGTAAATAAGTTCAGCATCGCTTTATCTGTCAATATGTCCAAAATGTTCaccaaagtaaataaaaaaattatgttggaATCTTATTTCCGTAACGGACACTGAGTTAAagtaactgtcatggataactagattaaaattttagaaaatcgcaCGGTGTAAGTAATAATGGAGATGAATTTTgatgtttcaaaattacaataaaaacttttaacttCAATCATATTAACAAAGCAAATTAAAACAGTACTCAACAAATTACCGGTAATTTGtgttgtttattgttttttaaacaatattttttttatttgatgtcTATGAACAAATCATAGCAAGACAGGTatgtattttttcatattacgacaaatttaacagaaaattccAAAGAAACGTCGAACAATAATTCATAGATTACAACACGAGAGTGAacataaattagaaaattattttatttactaatgTAACATGCcaattcaaaaaaacttttacaaaaaatattaaactacaATCACTTCTTAAGGCCTTAATAAtacgtttttttgtttttataaaatattttggcagcacaatagtatattaaaaaaacaagtttcataaGACCAGCCTTGAAGAacgaattcaatttaaaaaatgagtgGCGTCAGCGTTTTTGTAATTAGCCTTTTTTGCCGTTTTAAAcagaaattgttatttttatcgattgagaaatttttgtgACAGTTGCCGATGTCTCAAGATTGaaaattttcttgatttttgcaaaaaataaagctttttaaaaagtgtaaaaatagTGAACCAATCATCACATCTTAGGGTTTAATGAATTATTATcttgttttctcaaaatatcttCACAACAACATTATTTTCTCAAGTGTCACTTGCCATTAGGTGTTTTTACAGGAAAAAGAGCCTGTAACTGTAAAAATGATCTTCTTgtgattttacaaattttattgctttCTCAAAATCTCTTGAATAGAGTCATCCCGTGAGacatctttttatttttgcaaaagtaatgtaataaaataaaaagtatttttgcaaaagtaatgaaaataaaacgtAGTACAGAAAAAACTACAGAAAAGTTGCGttagatataaaataaatgaatcgTAATAAATGACATgtgcattattaaaaaaataattcttacGCAATCGGAGCCATCGGTCGGTTCTTGTTTAATCTGCAGCCTGTCATCCATCGCTTCTAACCTTTGTAAAAGCGTAAATTTGAGTAAATTATCATTGGATCTTTCGATTTTCGGTTCCGGAGCAGCAACCTGCTCTTCCCTGGGTGGTAGCTTGTATTCGAATATCACAGAATTGGAAATCACATAACCATCACACGCTACTTGCAATGTCGCCAATCCGGCCTCGTGAGCTACAAccacattaaaaaaagaatactAATAAATTACATAGGTAAATAATAGTCATTATTTTCTGCTAAGTATAATAATCTACTCGTAAATGGTTGGTAGAAAgcttagtattaaaaaaaagtacacaCTGTTCCAAGATATTAACGCACCAAactgaaacttttaaaaatacttactATTTAGCTTAATATGCTCTCTTATATAATAGTGTTTTATCATATAATCTCGTCAAAATGTCACTActtaatcgaaaattttgtgttCCATTACCTTCTGCAGTAAGAAGacggaaaaaaatattgattgcattaaaaacgtcttttaataacagttttttaaggGAGCTCAGTGGTCAAGTTTATCTTTAAACCATATGCCACGACAAACAAAACGTCTGAAAAGGAATAAATGTATTTAAGaggtaaaagaaaaagaatggTGTTATCGAAGTACAATTAAGAGATTTGGTGTCTCGTTCAAGAATTCATTTCAAGAATGATGTAAAGATAAAGAGATAGATACAGGTTACCTTATTTGAAGACGTGGTCATAGCAGAAATCGAGCAACAACTCCTGTCTAAGATCGTTTTCTAACATTTTCAGCGTTACGTAAATGAAATGTAATGGCAAAAAATCAAGACTCGATATAAGTACTGCAACCATTGGCCAAAGATTGAGAAAAGAGGATTTGAAGCTCCgcattaggtccaatattaactatgaaaattttgCGAGGGAtgtctcaaaacaaaagagtCAATACATTTCCTTAAATACTGCGTAATTTGGAGGAGGCGCGATAAAAGTCTAGAAAGGAATCTCTTTAATTATGCAGAGGAAGCTTGTTGTAAACAATGGGAATCTTGCTGCAGAAAGATACGTTACAGAGATTCTGGAAGGCCATGTAGTACCGCTTGCGTCATTTATATTATCGtcatttatattatataaCAAATCATCTCTGCTTATGCTACATAACGCCAGACTACACACTGCTGGCATTGTGCGGACTTATCTTGAGGGGGTTGAAATTGCCACTATGGCGTAGCCAGCACACAGTGTAGATTTGAACTCTTTAATTGGGCACATATGGAACATACTAATTATAAGGATGAGAATCTTTCCAAATCAACCAAATAACTTGAAAGACGAAAGCATTGGTTCAAAGCTGCGAAGAACTAGACCAGAATGAAATTAGGTCGCAAGTTTTACTGAAGGCACTAAGTGAAAATACCCCTTATTAGTAAGTTCTTGACAGATGttcaaatttcttttttttgtgtaggcTTTTTTCTGCTCAATTTTGTTTGTAAGGGAGATAGATCTACTCTAAAATTATTATGCTTAAGAGTTAAGTATTAACTCCCGAACCATTAGAGAactttataaaacttaatatttttggaaaactgtTTTCAATATCtacctttttcaaaaaaggttATTGCTCTCCGGCTAGTAGTTTCCTCGCAAATTGCTcatgaatacaaaaaaaggtaaaattagaaaaaaattataatcaaaaaacTATTGACAATTTGGCAATTTCCTTAAAGCTAATCGATTTTTCGGATTACCTTACATaagataaaatcaaaatagtttcactttttcgaatagttttgccgtaactggggaaataaataaaaaaattcttattattttctgccaaaaattcaaaattaaaaaaaaaacagttttattgtATAGATTTTAATCTGCTATTATGaaggaacaaaccgttttgttgtaacagttatagtttcgCTGTAATTGTATCTTATAAATTGTATTTATCATGCAATAACTCCACAATTCTTAGAGATAATCCCATAAGgctttggaaagctcttttgattatctatttttctctaaaaaaggtcattgttctccgactaatagttttctcgCAAATCGCtcataatgcaaaaataagtaaaattaaaaaacaattataactaaaaaactgttgggaAAAGATTGGGAATCATTTTGCGGATCATTTCACATAAGATAGTaacaaaatattacaaaacagtAATTGAATGGTgcgttaattttaattattatttttgcctggtctttactattttttaccgagaatttggtatttttacttagcaataattattattttcacctAGAGATTATTATTTTACCTAGCGTTTATACCATGAGATCGAAATTGTTCTGAATTAGAGCAATCTGTGCCTGTGGAACCTTTAGCCACAATTTCGCCGTTTATTTATGGCTGCACTTTTGAGATAATACTGTCTTATGGTGGTTTTACACAGCATAAGATGTAGGTAAAGTTACTGTCTTCCAATCGAAATAGTGAAGATTGACTAAAATCATATATAACACAACAATGCAGCTTAGGATAGTCTgcagtaaaatgcaaattagggtTTCACTCAGTACCGGCGTATTGCAACATCTGTTTATAAAAGTGTAAGAAGTGAGCAATAAACATCTTTACCCGTGAAAACcctaatttacattttagtgCAGACTAATCATCATCTTGTCCTCAGTTGTATTGTTGTATGATgtattattttagtcaatcTTCACTATTTCAGTTGGAAGAGAGTACATTCCACTTTCAAGGCTTGCTCTAATTGAGtacattttcgatctcatgttacTTAGGAAGTGTACTtagtttttaatgaaacaacctagcgtttaaattttttacctatgaaaaaacaaattaaaaatttttaaaacacccACCTGGACAATAGCACCGCAACACCCCACTTTGTACTAATGTTGTGGGAACGGGGAATGTATCGAAGAGCACCGTGTAGGGCCCCGACGAATGCCACGGTCCCGTCACTAGAACCTTGACACCGCCCTCCGGGTACGCCCATTCCGGCGAATAATCGGTGATCTTCGCCGAGCCTTCCATCGAATTGTTCGACGGGTGTTCAGCGTGGGCCTTCTCGTGTCGGTTTTCGGACGGATGAACATCTAAAAGCGCAGCTTGACCCGAATCCAAGCCCTCCAAGTCCGGGAATTCGCCCAGCATGTCGAAGGCGTCCAAATTGACAAACACATCATCGTCGACCACGTGCGTCGGCGACACCACCACGTCGCAACTGTCGATAAAGTCCATCGGGTTGATCTCCTGCGTCATGTTCTGGGGTGCACTTTGCTTCGCCGGCCGGTTGGGAGGATTGGGTTCGGAGTTGTGGCGCTGATGTCCGTTTAATTCACTTGAACACAATGGCATATTGGCCGAGAGAGTCCTCTGGATGTCCTCTTGCGACAAGTCGAgcgtttcgttaaaaaaaccACCGTTGATTATGGAAGAACCGTCGCTTTTACTGACCAAAGACCCGCTCGAATCCGTCCCCAGAAGAACAACAGTTTCGCCAAAATTGTGGTGCTTGTAATCCTCGATAACCTCCTCATGGCTCGTATCCATGTGCTTGGAAGGTGTCGAAGGGGCGCTTGACATGACCACCTCCGTCTGATGGTGCCTGCCATACGAGATCCCTTCGAACACCTGCCGGTCATTCACTTCCATCTTTTGATTCATCTTGTCTTTGGAAGAAGGGTGACAACACGAAGACGGATTCGTATCCATAACTTCCTGTTTCAAGACCAAATGGCCATTTCGCTGCTCGTTTTTGCCGCTGCGAACGAAATTCGCAACACTGACCGGAGTCACAAGATTCTGATTCGTGTTGTTTGGACTTGTTGAGTTACTACTGTTCAAGATTAGTAATCCGCCCCCGCCTTGAATCTGACTCAAACTTAGAACCAATGGTGGTGTGTTGCCCGAACTTGAACAATTCTGGTTACGCGATTCGCGCGAATAAACACGAGGCGAATTGTTGTTCAGTAGCATTGATCCGGAACCCGTCGTCGAAGAGACTTGATTGTTGTTGTCGGCACTACTTGGAGGCCTGGAATTAAGATTGGCAAAGAGTCAATTTTGGACTCTTTACGATTTAGAACGCTTTCGCTATAAAGCGAAGTCGATGAAGATCTAAGTCGTCAATTTTTGACCCTTCATTATTTAACGTATTCGCAACAGATCATTCGCTAAAGTGCGAGCATTGAGGTcttacattaaaattatattctgTTTCTTTGAAGTTATGGTTAAACGTTCTTTGCATTAGATATCGAAAACCTACTAATACACtcattagaaaataataagaattCCAAAAATTCATTCGATTTAAGGCAAATTCGCTTCTTAAAAATGTTTCGACTGCcaaaacttttagttttttagttttagaactGTTAATGAAAGCGTAGTTATAGACTTAACGATTTGAACATAGAAGCTCGCGTAAGTACCTACAGATTATTTCATGATAGACACATTATGTAAAGAggtttttttgccttttttgagAATCATTGGTAATTCCAACCTTCAGTGTGGTCATACTATTTATTGTTATGCATGTTTAGTTTGCTGATCTAAATACCagttacaaaaatacaaaatttgtgttttcgttttatttataaataaaaaaatggctatatcttgcaaaaatattaaaggaCTTGGTTGGCTGCGGTAGTGCCTGTAGACCAAATACAGGTACAggtatcaaaaatacgtgtgttaattttaacaggtaataGAGCTCAACACAtaaaacatattttctatgtgtaattttttaatcaaaatttcgcaaattcacttaaaattaaaaaaagataatgtattgaaacgtgtacccgcctatATGGGTACAAGAATAACGGtgccgaactattttcgttgtgataaaGACGggcaatttaaacaatttaaaaccaCAATGAAAATTACTGCCATGAAtgaaaactaattattatacACCGTTTACGATTGTTTCAAATTCTGACTATCCATgaaaatctgacattttatttggcaGTATTGTGAGTTGtcataagaaatttattaagttATAACTGATGCCAACCAGGATATGGTGTCACTAtgctttgttttttaataaataatgaaatacattatttattgttttgttataCTACTCATTATCGGTAGATAAAAAAGTCCGATCTTTCTTCTATCTTTCaaagctttttttaataatcaacaGAAATTACTTTGGGCATTTCAAATTAACAAGCAGTAGAACTGACAACACagcgaatttttgaaaagagaACGTCATAAAGACAGCACCTGACAGGCCAACCTAACACAAAAACATATCCACGCCTGCtgcgagttaaaaaaaatcgtgaagGGATAAGCACTGAAAAGGAGAAAGGAAaacaatgacaataataaataagaattttacaaaacGTTGTGTtcgatgagttttattacgtggtaaaattaacacacgatttgtgatacaccctgtatataataataattaatttttgccagTGTTTACTTATAAAATGCTCATTCCGGCTTCACATATCTGATAATTCAAGTTCAAACACAACTATCGCAAAGACTCCTCTCCTACAATAAATTCAAGTTATACAATTCCTGGCTTTTATTTAACGAAAAACTTTGAACaattttcgtaataaaataaaagctttttttgtcGTTTATAATTGTTTTTCCAACACTACgtttgctttttgtttttttttctgtttttcaagtaatttttCTTATGTTTAGTAGAGTACAACTTTCATACATCTCATTTCATTTGTTCACCTATTTACCTACTATTTACTTTTATGTTTATATATTAAGTTGTTTTTGTTAAGGAAATTATGTTTAGCAAGTCCAAGtgcttattaattattatttttttctacaaacacATTATAATTGGAGTTTTATCTATAtaaagtaaaaagtaaaattaaataaagtgaCTTTATCCCACTAGTGCCATAGCAACTAGTCAGATAAAGCCTTCAAAGTTTCATTTTAGGaataagaatatttttaatttaacttcaGTTAATTCCATTTTGTTAATGTAGTAATTGTGAATAAAACGTTGTATTGCATTCGTGTTTTAGTCGCATTTTATCCACTTATgaatattaaacatttttgcgtggataaaatacgtttttaaggTGACTTACAACCGACGCAAATCGGTATTGTTATAGCAACGACGCAAATCTAGCAATGTCATTCGTTGCTTCTATGCATAATAACAACGAATGACGTTGCTAGATTTACACCGTTGGTATAACAATACCGATTTGCGCCGGTCGTAAAGTTGCGCGAGTCGCAGTTGCAAAGCAGCAACGAATGACATAGCTAGATTTGCGCCGTTGCCATAACAATACCGACTTGCGTCGGTTGAAACCCAACTTGGAAACAGCccattaaaaatacaataaataataattaataataataaataataataattattaaaaaatatttcaaataggaTTACATTTAAAAGGTTTTAAGTGCGCTAAGATTTTTTTCCTCTGATAGCTACCAACTAGATGTTGGTAGTAATAAATCCCTTGATGTAAGTCAATCGATTCCAGTCGTTGCCTAACTTATTGATagtaacaaagacaaaaattttttttagatatcaTCGTTATAAGCTTTACGACTTAATGAATATGCTACATCCTAAGGAAGGATGTTAAAAACTAACCCTTCAAACTGAAAATGCCTGATTTAGAGgcaaaatttaagaaaaagtgCGATATAAAAATTGTGCCAACCCTACCTGGAATTCGAACTGGAGCTCGGAAGAGGCGACGAGACGTCTTTAGCCGACGTTATGCGTCGCATTGGATGCGAACAGCTTTTGCCATCGGCGCAAGTAGAGTCGGGACAACCGCATTCTAACTGTTTGACTAGAGCGGCTTGCCTTGCGACGCGTTGTTTTTCCATTAATTGACTAACGATGGCTTCCACAGTCTCAGCAGTCTGCAATTTGAAATTCTACTAAAATATTACACTGAATTCGAGGCTCGATTTACCGATATTTCTAATTCGTTGTTCAGGTCGGGTTCGTCTTCGCTGAAAAACATTGGTTTTAATTGGGAGACGAGTTCGTCTTTCGTCCATTCTTTCTTGTCGGCCCATAGAGCCAAACTTGGGGTTATCACGGCTAGTTTGTTGTCGTCCGGGTACGGGACGTTCAAATAATGGACTAGAACTATATCAGGGTTCTGCAAAAATTACTTGTTAGTTGTGCGAAACGACCACTAGTGCTAAACTGACCTGAAGTAGCCAATAGCACCTCCGATGAAACGTCGGCAAGATCGCTGAATGGACGTAGCAGCCGTATATGCACTGAAAGTAAACACAAAGACttgatttttaattcgaacgaaTTTTTCTACCGTCCAATCTTCGACTTTATAAAACTATTATTTGAGAATGAGCTTCGAGGAGACGGCAAAGTTGAAAATGTCTTGCCGAGAACTTATAGTTATTATGGGATTTCATTCTGACTAGAACATTTACTTTTTATGTGCTCTTTCTGCAaatagctttaaaaataattacggaGATGTACTTTTACCTCTAGCATACAGTGTAAAGCAAAATTGCGCTTTTACGGCCATACTCTTTCCGAAGTTTTACTAAGATATtagagcaaatttttaaaatgacggagagaatattaatttttagcatcgacgataaaaattatttgcaaaattactTTGGCTAAAAATGGCACTTTGTATTCCTCTCCAACGGAGACCAGTATTAagcaatttttgataaaaaagatACATGGTGCAAATAATTGACTTCTTGGTGAAATAcgtaaatgattttaaacaaaaaattctctaGATTAACGTGGCTTTTCAAGAACTGAACTTAAGGCTATTTATGTCAGCGGATTCTGACTGCTGGAATGGAAATTTCAAATATCATTTTTGGGAGCAATATAGGAGTAGCTTTGGAAATTTTACGTAAATCAAATTTCTAATTTGTGTTAAGTTAAGTTGTTGTCATATTAGTAGCCGATGTAAAAATATGTGTTTGTAGTTGGTTTCGTCAgtgtgataaataaaaaattaaaatttgagtttCTTCTAATTAACAACTGGTTATGGACCCAGTATCTGCATTTATCTAACGAAATTTGTAGAAAAGTGCTACTGGTATCAGTAAAAATGGCAACATCTTTCATCTGCCAAAAGCTTGAAGGAATTAGCAGCTACTTGGATTGGAAGTATGCAAtgaaaattcatttaattaattctgaACTGATGGATTATGTGGATGGGAAAAAGGATAAAAAGCTAGAGATAAAGGTTTTGGTAGCAATTGTCTTTGGTGTCAAATCACATATATTCACGAAAATTAGAGAACTGAAAACTGGAAAAGAAGTTTAAGACAGGCTGAAGAAAATTTATGAATTCTAAGGCTTAAGAATTGCATCTTTAACAGAAACGTTAGTTTTGATTCGTTATGCTAACTGTAAAGAAATGAATGATTTAAATCAAGAAATGAAAAGTGAGCAACTCAAGGGAATCGACAGTGAAATAAAGGAAGGTGTTTTTGCTACTCTAATCTTCATTAGTCTACCAGAACATTTCAAGCCATTAATTATAACACTAGAGACACTATGACTATGGTTCTTTCTGTATGGATAACTGGTACATCGATCCTGGTGAATCAACTTATTTAACTGGTTGTAAAGATTGGTTaacaaatgtcaaaaaattataaggtGATAACAGtagtttcaaaaaaacaatttgaaatCTGAGCCATTGGAGAggctttaattattttggatGTTATGGTAAGAAGATTGAAACTTCAATAAAGTAAGTGTAAGAAAAGAAGATATGAAGATTCGAGAAACGAAGACAGAAAGACTAATAGCTTGTTGAAGAGAAATGATGATTTACACGAAAGATGAGGAAACTGAGAATAAAAGAAATTTGGCATAGTAGATTGGCTCAC
Coding sequences:
- the Camta gene encoding calmodulin-binding transcription activator 2 isoform X9, which encodes MASPAVFCVNLQLNPNNSISSQVKETKNDKPMHNTNAKLVRALTNNLTESRPSGAEVNRGNIIFVRGAKTSDGGHILLRTDSLPTSKTTSLVLEESDHGKLGQIFIQQSDIGEGVLLQSVKRLGGGTPIFLLSGNDNGNGHFLIQTTSAEDVHSVADIGEEQPGDNILLQALEGLHDNETSNGRGISTPIGSDGEPIKLPENLESLPRADHFPTQRHRWNTNEEIAAILISFDRHAEWQSKEVKIRPKSGSMLLYSRKKVRYRRDGYCWKKRKDGKTTREDHMKLKVQGTECIYGCYVHSAILPTFHRRCYWLLQNPDIVLVHYLNVPYPDDNKLAVITPSLALWADKKEWTKDELVSQLKPMFFSEDEPDLNNELEISTAETVEAIVSQLMEKQRVARQAALVKQLECGCPDSTCADGKSCSHPMRRITSAKDVSSPLPSSSSNSRPPSSADNNNQVSSTTGSGSMLLNNNSPRVYSRESRNQNCSSSGNTPPLVLSLSQIQGGGGLLILNSSNSTSPNNTNQNLVTPVSVANFVRSGKNEQRNGHLVLKQEVMDTNPSSCCHPSSKDKMNQKMEVNDRQVFEGISYGRHHQTEVVMSSAPSTPSKHMDTSHEEVIEDYKHHNFGETVVLLGTDSSGSLVSKSDGSSIINGGFFNETLDLSQEDIQRTLSANMPLCSSELNGHQRHNSEPNPPNRPAKQSAPQNMTQEINPMDFIDSCDVVVSPTHVVDDDVFVNLDAFDMLGEFPDLEGLDSGQAALLDVHPSENRHEKAHAEHPSNNSMEGSAKITDYSPEWAYPEGGVKVLVTGPWHSSGPYTVLFDTFPVPTTLVQSGVLRCYCPAHEAGLATLQVACDGYVISNSVIFEYKLPPREEQVAAPEPKIERSNDNLLKFTLLQRLEAMDDRLQIKQEPTDGSDCVEDTALFCQANFEDRLVGFCQNMTSRIWSQGEELSVSWFASHRGMTLLHLAASLGYSRLVCALLHWRAENSSLLLETEVDALSQDEDGYTPLMWACARGHTETAIMLYKWNHTALNMKNTSNQTALECAKSNNHNELVKELEKLELRRDKANMMLHNSFSTESPTVISPASSVASLNSSKSHDGVFLRPGAVTRSESQKYKMLNIDLDSDNIIGSKPSPLLSDSSASTRGSNGQKLIKRPSIDSGIHMSCGSSESTKSKNSRLFSSRLSKFDRSMSLPLSTRENSFDSEPPESGRRMDFALWEQDARVLTLAEQIIAAMPDRIKNESEDMLLDTSPGPPEPNDTLSDVFMEPLLDQSSSSFESNEFNFEFSDHNYRYYDVGTPCSSLSPASSSCLQSPCSFTLDSPSPPPTTADFCEFFQASGSLFEKDFSNLTLSDREQRELYEAAKIIQKAYRSYKGRLQQEQDKERTAAIVIQNYYRRYKQYAYYKQMTHAAMVIQNGYRSYCEHKRFKKSQEAAVCIQNYYRNYKEQGGRGSREGTPASGLKRTYSQRRQHQAARKIQQFMRQSKNNLWDETMGSVVTERTSRKREAGGPVSGCPSKVTVSRGLLHLHRPK